From Cannabis sativa cultivar Pink pepper isolate KNU-18-1 chromosome 8, ASM2916894v1, whole genome shotgun sequence, a single genomic window includes:
- the LOC115699995 gene encoding probable protein kinase At2g41970 isoform X2, with product MFCCGGAEEETSGPPANQYAPPRGNPYGGGERGEPRGSNTIKSGAPQKVLPIEIPSMSLDELNRATSNFGSKALIGEGSYGRVFYAKLGNGLVAAIKKLDTSTSQEPDSEFVSQLSQVSRLKHEHFVELLGYCLDGNNRILVYQYATLGSLHDILHGRKGVQGAEPGPALNWNQRVKIAYGAAKGLEFLHEKVQPSIVHRDVRSSNVLLFDDYFAKIADFNLTNQSSDTAARLHSTRVLGTFGYHAPEYAMTGQITQKSDVYSFGVVLLELLTGRKPVDHTMPKGQQSLVTWATPRLSEDKVKQCVDPKLNNDFPPKAIAKLAAVAALCVQYEADFRPNMTIVVKALQPLLNSKPAGPDSQA from the exons ATGTTCTGTTGTGGAGGTGCAGAGGAGGAAACCAGTGGTCCCCCAGCAAATCAATATGCCCCTCCTAGAGGGAACCCTTATGGTGGTG GTGAAAGAGGAGAGCCTAGGGGTTCCAATACGATCAAAAGTGGAGCACCACAGAAGGTGTTACCTATTGAAATACCATCCATGTCATTGGATGAATTGAATAGAGCAACCAGTAACTTTGGTTCCAAAGCTTTGATTGGAGAAGGTTCTTACGGCAGGGTTTTCTATGCAAAGTTGGGTAATGGTCTGGTTGCAGCCATTAAAAAGTTGGATACAAGTACATCCCAAGAACCAGATTCTGAGTTTGTGTCACAG ttatcacaagtgtcaagaCTAAAGCATGAGCATTTTGTGGAGTTGCTTGGGTATTGCTTAGATGGAAACAACAGGATTTTGGTGTATCAATATGCAACATTGGGTTCTTTACATGACATATTACATG GTAGAAAAGGAGTACAAGGGGCTGAACCTGGCCCTGCTCTAAATTGGAACCAAAGAGTTAAAATAGCCTATGGAGCAGCCAAAGGCCTAGAATTCCTGCATGAAAAGGTGCAACCATCAATTGTTCATCGAGATGTCAGATCCAGCAATGTCCTACTATTTGATGACTATTTTGCTAAGATTGCAGATTTCAATCTCACCAATCAGTCATCTGATACCGCTGCTAGATTACATTCAACTAGAGTCTTGGGAACATTTGGCTACCATGCCCCAGA GTATGCCATGACAGGACAGATAACTCAAAAGAGTGATGTTTACAGTTTCGGAGTTGTTCTATTAGAACTACTAACAGGTCGAAAGCCGGTAGACCACACCATGCCTAAGGGACAACAGAGTCTTGTTACTTGG GCAACTCCAAGACTAAGCGAAGATAAAGTCAAGCAATGTGTTGATCCAAAGCTAAATAACGACTTCCCACCAAAGGCAATTGCTAAG CTAGCTGCAGTAGCAGCACTGTGTGTTCAATACGAGGCTGATTTCAGGCCCAATATGACAATTGTTGTGAAGGCCCTACAACCGCTTCTCAACTCAAAACCAGCGGGCCCAGACTCTCAAGCCTAG
- the LOC115699995 gene encoding probable protein kinase At2g41970 isoform X1, protein MFCCGGAEEETSGPPANQYAPPRGNPYGGAGERGEPRGSNTIKSGAPQKVLPIEIPSMSLDELNRATSNFGSKALIGEGSYGRVFYAKLGNGLVAAIKKLDTSTSQEPDSEFVSQLSQVSRLKHEHFVELLGYCLDGNNRILVYQYATLGSLHDILHGRKGVQGAEPGPALNWNQRVKIAYGAAKGLEFLHEKVQPSIVHRDVRSSNVLLFDDYFAKIADFNLTNQSSDTAARLHSTRVLGTFGYHAPEYAMTGQITQKSDVYSFGVVLLELLTGRKPVDHTMPKGQQSLVTWATPRLSEDKVKQCVDPKLNNDFPPKAIAKLAAVAALCVQYEADFRPNMTIVVKALQPLLNSKPAGPDSQA, encoded by the exons ATGTTCTGTTGTGGAGGTGCAGAGGAGGAAACCAGTGGTCCCCCAGCAAATCAATATGCCCCTCCTAGAGGGAACCCTTATGGTGGTG CAGGTGAAAGAGGAGAGCCTAGGGGTTCCAATACGATCAAAAGTGGAGCACCACAGAAGGTGTTACCTATTGAAATACCATCCATGTCATTGGATGAATTGAATAGAGCAACCAGTAACTTTGGTTCCAAAGCTTTGATTGGAGAAGGTTCTTACGGCAGGGTTTTCTATGCAAAGTTGGGTAATGGTCTGGTTGCAGCCATTAAAAAGTTGGATACAAGTACATCCCAAGAACCAGATTCTGAGTTTGTGTCACAG ttatcacaagtgtcaagaCTAAAGCATGAGCATTTTGTGGAGTTGCTTGGGTATTGCTTAGATGGAAACAACAGGATTTTGGTGTATCAATATGCAACATTGGGTTCTTTACATGACATATTACATG GTAGAAAAGGAGTACAAGGGGCTGAACCTGGCCCTGCTCTAAATTGGAACCAAAGAGTTAAAATAGCCTATGGAGCAGCCAAAGGCCTAGAATTCCTGCATGAAAAGGTGCAACCATCAATTGTTCATCGAGATGTCAGATCCAGCAATGTCCTACTATTTGATGACTATTTTGCTAAGATTGCAGATTTCAATCTCACCAATCAGTCATCTGATACCGCTGCTAGATTACATTCAACTAGAGTCTTGGGAACATTTGGCTACCATGCCCCAGA GTATGCCATGACAGGACAGATAACTCAAAAGAGTGATGTTTACAGTTTCGGAGTTGTTCTATTAGAACTACTAACAGGTCGAAAGCCGGTAGACCACACCATGCCTAAGGGACAACAGAGTCTTGTTACTTGG GCAACTCCAAGACTAAGCGAAGATAAAGTCAAGCAATGTGTTGATCCAAAGCTAAATAACGACTTCCCACCAAAGGCAATTGCTAAG CTAGCTGCAGTAGCAGCACTGTGTGTTCAATACGAGGCTGATTTCAGGCCCAATATGACAATTGTTGTGAAGGCCCTACAACCGCTTCTCAACTCAAAACCAGCGGGCCCAGACTCTCAAGCCTAG